The DNA sequence TCGAGGGCGTGGGCGTGCCGCCCCGCCCCAGGGCGCTCCTCGCGGCGCACATGGACAAGATCGGCTTCCTCGTCCGCGCGATCGAGCCGGGCGGGTTCCTCAGGGTGAGCGAGGTCGGCGGGTTCGACTCGCGCACCCTGCCGGGCAAGGAAGTGGTCGTTCATTCGAACCCGCCGATGATCGCGGTCTTCGGAACGCGCCCGCCGCATCTGCAGAAGCCCGGCGAGGCCGATCGGCCGATCCAGCTCGAGGATCTCTACCTGGACTGCGGGCGCCCCGAGCGCGACGTGCGGCGCAAGGTCCCGATCGGAACCATGGTGACGCTGCGCCAGCCCCCGATCGAGCTTCTGAGGGATCGCATGGCCGCGCCCGGGATGGATGACCGGGCCGGCGTGGTCGTGATGCTCCGCACGCTCGAGCTTCTGCGCGCCAAGCGTCCCGCGTGGGACGTGGTCGCGGTGGCCACGGTGGAGGAGGAGTTCGGCGTCGTGTGCCTCGGCGCGCGCACCGCCGCGGAGCGTCTCGCGCCCGATCTGGGCATCGCGATCGACGTGAGCCATGGCGACATGCCCGGCGCGCGCGAGGGGGACACGGTTCCCCTGGGCAGCGGACCCGCCCTCGCGATCGGCGGGAACATCCACCCGATGATTCTCGACGGGCTCAAGCGCTCCGCGAAAGCGCTCGCGATGCCGCACCGGATCGAGCCGTGCCCCACCGGGTCGGGAACCGACGCGATGGACATCCAGATCGCGAGCGAGGGCGTCCCGACCGCGGTCGTCGGGATCCCGTGCCGCTACATGCATACCGGCGTCGAGACCGTGGAGCCGCGCGACGTGGATCGCTGCGCGCATCTTCTCGCCCGGTACCTCTCCGATCTCTCCCCCGGATGGCGGGCGCTCGAGGTGCTGAAGTGAACGGCAACGGAGCGCCCCGCTTCCAGGAAGGAATTCTCGAGGCGATCTCGAACGCCCCCGGCGTGAGCGGAGGCGAGGAGGCTGTCCGCGCGATCCTCACCGAGGTCGCGCGCGAGCGCGTCGATTCCCTGGAGGTCGACCCGATGGGAAGCCTCGTCGCGCGAATCGAGCCGGCGAGTCGCCCCCGGGGCGCGGGAAAGCCCCGCGGCGCGCGGCGCGCGGGCCGGGGTCCGCACGTGATGCTTTGCGCGCACATGGACGAGGTCGGCCTCATGGTGACCGCGGTGGAGAAGGAGGGCCGGCTCCGGTTCCGGCGCGTCGGCGGGATCGACCCGCGGATTCTGCCCGGCCAAGCGTTCCGGATCGGACCGCGCGCCGTGCCCGGGGTGATCGGCGCGCTGCCGCCCCATCTCGTTCCGCGCGCGGACCGCGACAAGGTCACGCTCGCCGAGGACCTCTACCTCGACATCGGCGCCGGCTCGCGCGAGGAAGCGGAGGAACAGGTCTCGGTGGGTGAATACGCCGCCTTCGATACGACGTACGAGGGGTGGGGCACCACGCGGAAGGGAAAGGCGTTCGACGACCGCGCCGGATGCGCCGTGCTCGCGAGCCTGATCCAGAGGCGCCCGCCGGTGCCTGTGACCGCGGTCTGGAGCGTCCAGGAGGAGGTCGGCCTTCGCGGGGCGGCCGCGGCCGCGCGGCGCGTCGGCCCCGACCTCGCGATCGTGCTCGAGGGGACCGCCTCAGGCGAGGCGCCGGGCTCGCCCCCCGAGGAGCAGTATCCCTTCATGGGCCGCGGGCCGGCCCTGACCATCCAGGATCGCTCGCTCATGGCGCACGCGCGGCTCCTCGATTCGATCCAGACAACCGCGAAGCGGCACCGCGTCCCGACGCAGTGGAAACGCCCCGGCGTGGGCGGCACCGACGCGGGCCGCATCGCCATCTCGGGCGCCGGGGTCCCGTCCGCGGTCGTCTCGGTTGTCTGCCGCTACATCCACGCGCCCGCGGCCTATCTCGACGTGCGCGACGCGCAACGGGCCGTCACCTTGATCTGGCACACCCTCGAGACCCTGAGAAAGGAATGGCCGTGAGCCGATCCTCCCATCTCGATTCGCTGCTCCCGGCATTGAGCGAGGCGTACGGCCCGCCGGGGCGCGAGACGGGAATCCGCGCCGCATTGAAGCGCGCTCTCAAGGGCGCGGGGTTGGTGCGCGAGGACGCGCTTGGAAATGTGCACCTTCATATCGCGGGCAAAGGGCCGCGGCTCCTCCTGACGGCCCACATGGACGCGCCCGGGCTGATCGTCACGCGCGTGGACCCCTCTGGGCTCGCGCGGGTGTCCATCTTGGGCCAGACCTCCGCGGTGGATTGGGTCGGCGCCACGGTGACGCTGGACGGCACCGCCCGCGGCGTGGTCGGCTGGGACCGCCCCAAGGACCCGAAGGAGACGCGCGAGATCGAGCCCGAGGCGCTTTACTTGGAAACGGGCCTGCGCCAGCGGCAAGCGCCGAAACGCATCGAGGTCGGCGCGGTGGGCGCGCTGCTCGACCGGGCGGAGCGGCTGGGCGAGCTCTGGCACGGCGGCAATCTGGATAACCGCGCGGGGTGCGCCGCGATTCTCGCGGCGGTCCGGGGCACGCGTGGGATTCGGAGCGACCTCCACGTTGTCTTCAGCGCCCAGTCGGATCTCGGCGCGCGCGGCGCGGCGACGAGCGCCTTCGGGATCGACCCCGACGTGGCGGTGGTCCTGGACGTGGCCTTCGTGGGAGAATCGAGGGGACCGGGTGACATCGCGCTCGGGAAGGGGCCGTGCCTCGGGCTCAAAGAGGAAGGGTATCTCCCCCACCCGGCGGCGCTCGCCCTGGTGAAGCGCGCTGCGAAGACTGCGCGGGTACCGCACCAGTGGCTCATCCGCGAATCGGGCGGGAGCGACGCGCGCGCGGTGCGCGCCTCGAGGTCGGGAGTGCCGACCGCGCTCGTCGCGATCCCGGCGCGAAGGCCCGGCGGCCCGCGCGTCCTGATCCACGCGTCGGATCTCGAAGAGACCGTCAAGCTCCTGCGAGGGATCGTGACGACCCCCTACACCGGAGAGAAAGGTTCCCGATGAACGTCTCGACCCGAGGCACCAAGGCCCAGGCATCCCCGATCCGACGCTTGGCCCCCTACGCCGATCAGGCGGTGAGGAGCGGCAGGAAGGTCTATTACCTGAACATCGGCCAGCCCGACATCCCGACCCCCGAGATCGTGATGGAGCGGCTCAGGACCTACCCGGGGAAATACGTGCCGTACAGCCCCTCGGGCGGAATTCCCGAATTCGTGGAGGCGATGTCGCGCTACTACGCGCAGCACGGCCTCGAGGTCGCACCGAAGGAGATGATCACCACGGTCGGCGGAAGCGAGGCGCTCCAGTTCGCGTTCTGGGCGCTCTTCAACCCGGGCGACGAGGTAATCCTCTTCGAGCCCTTCTACACGAACTACGCCACGATGGCCCTCCTGGCAGGGGTCGACGTGAAGCCGATCCCCTGCGACGGGAGGACCGGGTACCACCTCCCGCCGATCGAGGCGATCGAGCGGGCGGCCGGCCCCCGCACGAAGGGGATTCTTCTTTGCGCGCCCTCGAACCCGACCGGGACGGCCTACACCGCGGCCGAAGTGGACGCGATCTGCGATCTCGCGAAGCGCCGCGATCTCTGGATCATCACCGACGAGGCCTATCGCGAGTTCATCTACGACGGCATGAAGCACGAGAGCCCGATGACGCGGCCCGCCGTGGCGGAGCGGGTGGTCCTCGTGGATTCGATCTCGAAGCGGCTCAACATGTGCGGCGCCCGGGTGGGAACCTTGGTCTCGAAGAACCCGGCGGTGCGCGAGGCCGCGCTCAAGTTCGCCCAGGCGCGGCTGAGCCCGCCCACCTTGGGCCAATGGGCGGCCGCGGTGATCGACAAGGTGCCCGCCTCGTACACGCAGGGCGTCGTCGCCGAGTATCGGAAACGGCGCGATCTCGTTCTCGACGGCCTGGCCGGGATCGCGGGCGCGTTCGCGCGAAAACCGGAGGGGGCGTTCTACCTCATGGCCGAGCTGCCGGTCACGGACGCGGAAGAGTTCGTGATCTGGATGCTCAAGGAATACAAGCAGGACAACGCGACGGTCATGGTCGCGCCGGGGGACGGTTTTTACGCCACGCCGGGTCGCGGGAAGAACGAGATCCGCTTCGCCTACGTGCTCGAATGCGACGCGCTCCGCAAGTCGATGGACATCCTGAAGGGCGCGCTCGAGGCCTACCCGGTGAAGGTGGCGCGGTAGGGCGCGGAATGGCGGAGGAGCCGCGCAGACCGGGATCCGGGCCTAACTGAACAGCGCCCGCACGCCCTGGCGGGCGGCTTCCATCCACCCCCCGGGGAAAATCCCCACACCGAGCGTCGCGACCGACGTCGCGAGGAGGGCGGCGCCGATGGCCGCTGGCACCCGGATCGGGGGCAGCACTTCCCCGGGCTCCCGCATGTACATCAGCACGAGCAGGCGCAGGTAATAGAACACCGACACCGCGCTGTTCAGCACGCCGATCACGGCGAGCGGAATGTGGCCCGTCTGGACGGCCGCGCCGAAGAGATAGAGCTTCCCCACGAACCCCACCGTGGGCGGTATTCCAGACAAAGAAATCATGAAGAGCGAGAGCGTCGCGCCGATGAGGGGATAACGGAACCCGAGTCCCGCGTAGTCGCGAAGCTCGTCTCCGCCGACGCCTCTGTGCTCGAGGAGGATCACGACCGCGAAGGCGCCCAGATTCATGGCCGTGTACGCGAGCAGATAGAAGATCGCGCCGGTTCCCCCGGCGTTTCCCCCCGCCACCAGCCCGATCAGGACATAGCCCGAGTGAGCGATGCTCGAGTAGGCAAGCATCCGCTTCACGTTCGTCTGCGCGATCGCCGCCACGTTCCCCACGGTCATCGTGAGCGCGGCGATCACCGAGAGGAGCATGTTCCAGTCGCCGTGGATCGGCCCGAACGCGACGAAGAACGTGCGGAGGAACGCCGCGAAGGCTGCCGCCTTGGGGCCGGCCGACATGAACGCCGTGATCGGAGTGGGCGCGCCCTCGTACACGTCGGGCGTCCACATGTGAAACGGCACGAGGGCCACCTTGAACGCGAATCCAATGAGGATCATCGCCATCCCGGCGAGGAGCAGCCCCGCCGGGAACGCAGCCTCGGCCGTCGTGAGCGCCTCGGCGATCTTGCTCAGGTTCGTGGTCGCGGTCGCGCCGTAGGTGAGCGCGATACCATAGAGCAGAATCGCGGAGGCGAAGGCGCCCAGGAGGAAATACTTCATCGCGGCTTCGTTCGAGGCATCCGAGCCCCGGCGGTAGCCCGCCAGGACGTAGAGGGAGATCGAGAGCACCTCGATCCCCAGGAAGAGCGTGATCAGATCGAGCGCGGATGCGAGGAGCATCATCCCCGCCGTGCAGAAGAGAAGGAGCGCGTAGTACTCGGGCTGCTCCACCGTTTCCGACCGGAGGAAGGGTTCCGAGAGGAGGATGGTCACGAAGGTGCTCGCGAGGAAAAGAAGGTTGAACAGGGTCGCGAGGTCGTCCAGCACCACCATGTCGGCGTAGCCCCTCTGCTCCAGGCCCCACTGCCCCACCGCGCGTACGAACGCCCACGCCACGCCCGCCAGGGCGATGGTCCCGGTCCAGTGTTTCTTCGAGTGCGGCAGCACGAGATCGAGAAGCAGGATCGCGAATCCGACGCCGCACACGATGAGGAGCGGCTCGATCATGCCCAGCGGGGTCGAGATCGGGAGCAGGTTCACTTGGCCCCCTCGGCGCTCGCCGGGACGGCCATCGAGGGCGACGCGGGCGGCGCCTTCAGCGACAAGGTATGCGTGCGGACGCGTCCCAGAAGCTCCGAGACCGAGACGTCGAGCCTGCGAAGGAACGGGTTGGGATACACGCCGATCCAGATGATGAGGAGAATCACCGGGGCGAGGGTCCAGAACTCGCGCTTCGTGAGGTCGGGCAGCCCGCGATTTTTCTCGTGGGTGATCGGCCCGAACATCACGCGTTGGTACATCCAGAGCAGGTAGACCGCCGCGAGGATGACCCCGACGGCGGCGATCGCGCTCACGAGCGGCCACGCGCGGAAGGCGCCCAGGAGCACCAGGAATTCCCCGATGAATCCGTTCAGGCCCGGCAGGCCGATGCTGGACAAACAAACGATCATGAACAGCGCCGCGAACCATGGCAACGTCTCGGACAGCCCGCCGAAATCGGCGATCTCGCGCGTGTGGCGGCGCTCGTAGAGGATCCCCACCGCCAAGAAGAGGGCGCCCGTCGAGAGCCCGTGGTTGATCGACTGGAGGATTCCGCCGGAGAGGCCCTGCACGTTCCATACGAAGAGCCCCAGCATGACGAACCCCAGGTGGCTCACGGAGGAATAGGCCACCAGCTTTTTCACGTCGCGCTGGACCATCGCGACCAAAGCTCCGTAGATGATCCCGATCAGCGCCAGCCCAATGATCCAGGGCGTGTAGGTCATCGCCGCCTCCGGGAAGAGCGGCACCGCGAATCGCAGGAATCCGTACACCCCCATTTTGAGCAGCACGCCCGCCAGGATCACGCTTCCCGCAGTGGGCGCCTCGACATGGGCGTCGGGGAGCCACGTATGGAACGGAAACATCGGAACCTTGATCGCGAAGGCGAGGGCGAAGGCGCCGAAGAGCCAGAGCTGCGTGCCAGGATCGAGAGCCGTGTCGTAGAGCTGGAGCAGATCGAACGTGTAGACGCCCGTCGTGGCATGGTGGGCGACGTAGAGTTTGAGGATGCCGACCAGCATGACGAGGCTCCCCGCGACGGTGTACAGGATGAACTTCACCGCGGCGTAGACGCGCCGGGGACCGCCCCAGACCCCGATGAGGAGGTACATCGGGATGAGCATCACTTCCCAGAAAATGTAGAAGAGAAAGAGATCGAGCGACACGAAGACGCCGATCATCCCGGTCTCGAGGAGCAGGAAGGTCACCATGTAGGCCTTCACGCGCGTCGTGATCGCCGAGAAGGAGGCGAGGATGGATACCGCCGTGAGCAGGGTCGTGAGCAGGATCAGGAGCATACTGATCCCGTCCAGGCCCATGTGGTAGGTGATCCCCAAATCAGGCACCCACGCCGACTGCTCCGTGAACTGCATGCCGCGTTGGGTGGAATCGAACAAGGTGAAGAGCGGTATCGACGCGGCGAACGTGAAGAGCGACACGAGGAACGCCGTCACGCGCACCGTTCGGGGCTTGGAGGATGGCAGCAGCAAGATGAGGAGCGCCCCCACGGTCGGGAAAAACGTCAGGAACGTGAGAATCGGCACGCCCAGAATCGTGAGGGTCATCGGAGCGCCAGGTAGCCGATCACGACCACCGCCCCGAGCGTGAGGATGAGCGCGTAGACCTGCACGTAGCCGACCTGGGCGAGCCTCAAGAGGCCCGCGCCGCGCTCGATCTGCCGGCCCACTCCGTTCACCGCCCCGTCGATCACCGCGGCGTCGAACCGCTCCCAGAGCCGCACCGAGCCACGGTAGAGGGGCTGTACCACCCAGGAGTCAACCATCTCGTCCACCCAGTACTTGTTGAAGACGAGCCGGTAGGCTCCCCTCATCTGCTCCGCGAGCCGCCGCGGGAGGTCCGGGTCGGCAACGTAGAACTTGTACGCAACGAAGATCCCCACCAAGGCGACCGCGAGCGAGATGGCCATGAGACCGGCCTCGGCTCCCGCCGCGTTGGCCGCGTGCGCCGCCGGTGTGAGATCCGCCGCGTCGGCGAAGACCGGCTCCAAGAACCTGTCGAGCCGCTGCCCGCCGGCCAGGAGCGGAACCTGCACGAACCCACCGATCGCGCTCAAGACCGCGAGAAGCATGAGCGGGATCGTCATGCTGTTCGGGGATTCGTGAAGGTGCTGCTTCGCCCCCTCGGGCACGCGCGAGGGACCGTGGAAGGTGAGGAAATAGAGCCTGAACATGTAGAACGCGGTCAGAAAGGCGCCGACCACGCCCGCGCACCAGAGCAAGGGTCCCCCGCGGAGCCAGGTCTGATACAGGATCTCGTCCTTGCTGAAGAAGCCCGCCAACGGGAACACGCCCGCTATCGCCAGCGTGCCGATCAGGAACGTGATGTGGGTCCGCCGAAGGTGGCGCCGGAGCCCGCCCATCCTCCAGAGATTCTGCTCCCCCGAAAGCGCGTGGATCACGCTTCCGGCGCCGAGGAACAGGAGCGCCTTGAAGAAGGCGTGGGTCATCAGATGGAAGATCCCCGAAGCGAACGCGCCCACCCCGCAGCCCAGGAACATGTAGCCGAGCTGGCTGATCGTCGAGTAGGCGAGCACCCGCTTGATGTCGTTTTGCACGAGGCCGATCGTGGCCGCAAAGAGCGCGGTCAGGGCCCCCACGATCGCGACCGTCTGGAGCGCCACCGGGGAAAGCAGGTAGAGGATGTGGCAGCGGGCCACCATGTAGACGCCCGCGGTCACCATGGTAGCGGCGTGGATGAGCGCGCTTACCGGAGTCGGCCCCTCCATCGCGTCGGGCAGCCAGACGTAGAGCGGAAGCTGCGCGCTCTTCCCGGTCGCGCCGAGGAACAGAAGCAGCGCGATCGTGGTCGCGAGCGCGCTCCCCATCGCGAGCCGCTGCGGCGCCTGCGCGAACACGGTCGCGAAATCGACGGTGCCGAAGGTGACGAAAATCAGGAAGATCCCGAGCAGGAATCCCCAGTCGCCGATGCGGTTCACGATGAAGGCCTTCTTCCCCGCTTCGGCGGCCGCGGGCCGCTGGTACCAGAACCCGATCAAGAGATAGGAGCAGAGCCCCACAGCCTCCCACCCCAGGAACATGAGGAGGAAGTTGTCCGCGAGGACCAGCGTGAGCATCGAGAACGTGAAGAGATTCAGGTACGAGAAATACCGGCCGTACGCCTGCTCGTGGCCCATGTAACCGGTCGAGTAGACGTGGATCAGGAAGCCGACGCCGGTCACGACGAGCATCATCACGGCGCCGAGGGGATCCAGCGCGTACCGAACCTCGGCGTGGAAGTCTCCCGATTGGACCCAGGTGAAGAGCCCCTGCGTCACGCGGCGCGCTTCGGGCGGAAGCGCGAGCAGCTCGCTGAAGCACGCGATCGCGATCGCGAACGAAAGCCCCACCGAGCCGACTCCGATCGCGCTCACCGCCTTCCGCGGCAGCTTCCCGGCGGACACCCCGTTCAGGATGGCGCCCAGGAGCGGGAAGAGCGGCACGAGCCAGAGGAGGGTCAGTCCCACGCGCTATCCTTTCAGGAGGTGGACATCGTCCACGCTCGCGGTCTCACGATTTCGGAAAATGGCGACCAGGATCGCGAGGCCGACCACCACTTCCGCCGCGGCGACCGCCATCACGAAGAAGACGAAGATCTGCCCGTCCATCTGGCCGTACTGCCTCGAGAAGGCGACGAAGCTCAGGTTCACCGCGTTCAACATCAGCTCGATCGACATGAAGATGATGAGCGCGTTCCGGCGAACCAACACTCCGACGATCCCGATCGTGAACAGAAGGGCCGCGACGAGCTGGTAATACTCGGTAGGAACGCCGTTCGGATCCATCAGGCGAACTTCCGCTTCGCGAGGACCACGGCCCCGACGACCGCAATCATGAGCAGGATCGAAGTCACCTCGAACGGGAACAGCCACGTGGTGTAGAGGATTCGTCCGATCTCCGCCGGCGATCCGAAGCCCGGAGACAAGGCGGCCACCGCCTCGGGAAGTCCCTCCGAGCCGCCTCGCGACAGGACGATCCAGAGCAGCTCCACGAACGCGATGAACGCGAAGAAAAACCCGAACCCTTTGGCCGCGCCCGGGGTGAGCAGGGGGCTCTCCCCTCTCACGTTCAGGAGCATGACCACGAAGAGGAAGAGGACCATGATCGCGCCCGCGTACACGAGGATTTGGATCGCGGCGATGAACTGGGCGTGGAGCAGAACGAACATCCCGGAGAGGGAGAGAAGCACGCCGACCAGGTGGAGCGCGCAATGAACCGCATTTCTCCGAAAAACCATCCCGAGCGAGAACGCCACCGCCGACAGGGAGAAAAGCGTGAAGAGGATCGCCTCGACCATGGCCGCCTTATCCCGTGAGCGCCACGACGACCGCCGTGACCGCGAGATTGAGGAGCGATAACGGCAGAAGGACCTTCCACCCGAAGGCCATGAGCTGGTCATAGCGAAGGCGGGGGAACGTCGCTCGCAGCCACACGAAGAAGAAAAGGAACAGCGAGAGCTTGATCAGAAACCAGACCACGGGTGGAAGGATCGGTCCGTGCCATCCACCGAAGAAAACGGAGATCGCGACCGCCGAGACCACCATCATGTTCGCGTACTCCGCGAGGAAGTAGAGCGCGAACTTCATCGACGAGAACTCGGTGTGAAAGCCGGCCACCAGCTCGGTTTCCGCCTCCGGCAGGTCGAACGGTGCGCGGTTCGTCTCGGCGATGCCGCAGAGGAGGAAGATCACGAACGCGAAGAACTGCGGCACGATGAACCACATGTGCTCCTGCTGCCGCACGATCCCCGCAAGGCTGAGCGTCCCGGTCATGAGGATCACGCCCACGAGCGAGATGCCCTGAGCCAGCTCGTAGGAGATCATTTGCGCCGAGGAACGAAGCCCCCCCAGGAGGGGGTACTTGCTGTTCGAGGCCCAGCCGCCGAGCACGATTCCGTACACGCCCATCGAGGTCGTTCCCAGGACCCAGAGGATCGCGACGTTCACGTCGGCGATGTGGAGAGGCACCTCACGACCGAACACCGTGACCTTGTCGCCAAAGGGCACGACGCTCAGCGCCACAAAGGCGGTGATCACGGAGAGCGCCGGCGCGAGGAAGAAAACGACCCGGTCCGCCTGGCCGGGGATGATGTCCTCCTTGAAGAAGAGCTTGATGCCGTCGGCGATCGTCTGCAAAAGCCCGAACGGCCCCACGCGCTGGGGCCCGATTCGGTCCTGCATGTGGCCGATCACCTTCCGCTCCATCCACACGATGAAGGGAACCGCGATCAACACGAATCCCAGGACAATCAAGACCTTGACCGCCGATGCGATCAGGAACGCGGCGTCCACGTGGCTACTTCAGCTCTTCCAGAAGCCGATCGACTTGTTGAGGCGTGACGTTTTCGTAGTACCGGTCGTTCACCATGAGTACCGGCGCGGTGCCGCACGAGCCGAGGCATTCGACGGAGACGTACGTGAAGCGTCCGTCCTGAGTGGTCTCGCCGTCCTCCAAGCCGAGCTTGTCCTGGATCTGCTTCTGGAGTCTCTGTCCGCCGAGAAGCGAGCAGGAAAGATTCCGGCACACCTGGATGAGATGGCGGCCGACCGGCTTCTGCTGGAACATGGTGTAGAAGGTGACGACCTGGCGGACCGCCTGAGCCGTGAGCCCCAGGATCGAGGCCACCTCGCGCTGCGTCTCTTCGCTCAGCCAGCCCTGGTCTTCCTGGGCAACGTGAAGCGCGGGGATGAGCGCGGATTGGTGGGTCTCATAGACCGCTTTGAGCGACTCGATCCTCTGGCGCGCCTCCGGCGACAGCACGGGGTCAACCCTCCACGACCGGGAACTGCGCGGACTGCGTCGGGAAATCCTTGCGGAGGGGATGGCCGAGCC is a window from the Candidatus Eisenbacteria bacterium genome containing:
- a CDS encoding M42 family metallopeptidase; the encoded protein is MAPNGKRTCAEWLSFVSSLPGVPGQEAAAARELMKAFRTVADRVERDRMGSVYAWIEGVGVPPRPRALLAAHMDKIGFLVRAIEPGGFLRVSEVGGFDSRTLPGKEVVVHSNPPMIAVFGTRPPHLQKPGEADRPIQLEDLYLDCGRPERDVRRKVPIGTMVTLRQPPIELLRDRMAAPGMDDRAGVVVMLRTLELLRAKRPAWDVVAVATVEEEFGVVCLGARTAAERLAPDLGIAIDVSHGDMPGAREGDTVPLGSGPALAIGGNIHPMILDGLKRSAKALAMPHRIEPCPTGSGTDAMDIQIASEGVPTAVVGIPCRYMHTGVETVEPRDVDRCAHLLARYLSDLSPGWRALEVLK
- a CDS encoding M42 family metallopeptidase codes for the protein MAGARGAEVNGNGAPRFQEGILEAISNAPGVSGGEEAVRAILTEVARERVDSLEVDPMGSLVARIEPASRPRGAGKPRGARRAGRGPHVMLCAHMDEVGLMVTAVEKEGRLRFRRVGGIDPRILPGQAFRIGPRAVPGVIGALPPHLVPRADRDKVTLAEDLYLDIGAGSREEAEEQVSVGEYAAFDTTYEGWGTTRKGKAFDDRAGCAVLASLIQRRPPVPVTAVWSVQEEVGLRGAAAAARRVGPDLAIVLEGTASGEAPGSPPEEQYPFMGRGPALTIQDRSLMAHARLLDSIQTTAKRHRVPTQWKRPGVGGTDAGRIAISGAGVPSAVVSVVCRYIHAPAAYLDVRDAQRAVTLIWHTLETLRKEWP
- a CDS encoding M42 family metallopeptidase; this translates as MAVSRSSHLDSLLPALSEAYGPPGRETGIRAALKRALKGAGLVREDALGNVHLHIAGKGPRLLLTAHMDAPGLIVTRVDPSGLARVSILGQTSAVDWVGATVTLDGTARGVVGWDRPKDPKETREIEPEALYLETGLRQRQAPKRIEVGAVGALLDRAERLGELWHGGNLDNRAGCAAILAAVRGTRGIRSDLHVVFSAQSDLGARGAATSAFGIDPDVAVVLDVAFVGESRGPGDIALGKGPCLGLKEEGYLPHPAALALVKRAAKTARVPHQWLIRESGGSDARAVRASRSGVPTALVAIPARRPGGPRVLIHASDLEETVKLLRGIVTTPYTGEKGSR
- a CDS encoding pyridoxal phosphate-dependent aminotransferase: MNVSTRGTKAQASPIRRLAPYADQAVRSGRKVYYLNIGQPDIPTPEIVMERLRTYPGKYVPYSPSGGIPEFVEAMSRYYAQHGLEVAPKEMITTVGGSEALQFAFWALFNPGDEVILFEPFYTNYATMALLAGVDVKPIPCDGRTGYHLPPIEAIERAAGPRTKGILLCAPSNPTGTAYTAAEVDAICDLAKRRDLWIITDEAYREFIYDGMKHESPMTRPAVAERVVLVDSISKRLNMCGARVGTLVSKNPAVREAALKFAQARLSPPTLGQWAAAVIDKVPASYTQGVVAEYRKRRDLVLDGLAGIAGAFARKPEGAFYLMAELPVTDAEEFVIWMLKEYKQDNATVMVAPGDGFYATPGRGKNEIRFAYVLECDALRKSMDILKGALEAYPVKVAR
- a CDS encoding NADH-quinone oxidoreductase subunit N; protein product: MIEPLLIVCGVGFAILLLDLVLPHSKKHWTGTIALAGVAWAFVRAVGQWGLEQRGYADMVVLDDLATLFNLLFLASTFVTILLSEPFLRSETVEQPEYYALLLFCTAGMMLLASALDLITLFLGIEVLSISLYVLAGYRRGSDASNEAAMKYFLLGAFASAILLYGIALTYGATATTNLSKIAEALTTAEAAFPAGLLLAGMAMILIGFAFKVALVPFHMWTPDVYEGAPTPITAFMSAGPKAAAFAAFLRTFFVAFGPIHGDWNMLLSVIAALTMTVGNVAAIAQTNVKRMLAYSSIAHSGYVLIGLVAGGNAGGTGAIFYLLAYTAMNLGAFAVVILLEHRGVGGDELRDYAGLGFRYPLIGATLSLFMISLSGIPPTVGFVGKLYLFGAAVQTGHIPLAVIGVLNSAVSVFYYLRLLVLMYMREPGEVLPPIRVPAAIGAALLATSVATLGVGIFPGGWMEAARQGVRALFS
- a CDS encoding NADH-quinone oxidoreductase subunit M: MTLTILGVPILTFLTFFPTVGALLILLLPSSKPRTVRVTAFLVSLFTFAASIPLFTLFDSTQRGMQFTEQSAWVPDLGITYHMGLDGISMLLILLTTLLTAVSILASFSAITTRVKAYMVTFLLLETGMIGVFVSLDLFLFYIFWEVMLIPMYLLIGVWGGPRRVYAAVKFILYTVAGSLVMLVGILKLYVAHHATTGVYTFDLLQLYDTALDPGTQLWLFGAFALAFAIKVPMFPFHTWLPDAHVEAPTAGSVILAGVLLKMGVYGFLRFAVPLFPEAAMTYTPWIIGLALIGIIYGALVAMVQRDVKKLVAYSSVSHLGFVMLGLFVWNVQGLSGGILQSINHGLSTGALFLAVGILYERRHTREIADFGGLSETLPWFAALFMIVCLSSIGLPGLNGFIGEFLVLLGAFRAWPLVSAIAAVGVILAAVYLLWMYQRVMFGPITHEKNRGLPDLTKREFWTLAPVILLIIWIGVYPNPFLRRLDVSVSELLGRVRTHTLSLKAPPASPSMAVPASAEGAK
- the nuoL gene encoding NADH-quinone oxidoreductase subunit L, translating into MGLTLLWLVPLFPLLGAILNGVSAGKLPRKAVSAIGVGSVGLSFAIAIACFSELLALPPEARRVTQGLFTWVQSGDFHAEVRYALDPLGAVMMLVVTGVGFLIHVYSTGYMGHEQAYGRYFSYLNLFTFSMLTLVLADNFLLMFLGWEAVGLCSYLLIGFWYQRPAAAEAGKKAFIVNRIGDWGFLLGIFLIFVTFGTVDFATVFAQAPQRLAMGSALATTIALLLFLGATGKSAQLPLYVWLPDAMEGPTPVSALIHAATMVTAGVYMVARCHILYLLSPVALQTVAIVGALTALFAATIGLVQNDIKRVLAYSTISQLGYMFLGCGVGAFASGIFHLMTHAFFKALLFLGAGSVIHALSGEQNLWRMGGLRRHLRRTHITFLIGTLAIAGVFPLAGFFSKDEILYQTWLRGGPLLWCAGVVGAFLTAFYMFRLYFLTFHGPSRVPEGAKQHLHESPNSMTIPLMLLAVLSAIGGFVQVPLLAGGQRLDRFLEPVFADAADLTPAAHAANAAGAEAGLMAISLAVALVGIFVAYKFYVADPDLPRRLAEQMRGAYRLVFNKYWVDEMVDSWVVQPLYRGSVRLWERFDAAVIDGAVNGVGRQIERGAGLLRLAQVGYVQVYALILTLGAVVVIGYLALR
- the nuoK gene encoding NADH-quinone oxidoreductase subunit NuoK, with protein sequence MDPNGVPTEYYQLVAALLFTIGIVGVLVRRNALIIFMSIELMLNAVNLSFVAFSRQYGQMDGQIFVFFVMAVAAAEVVVGLAILVAIFRNRETASVDDVHLLKG
- a CDS encoding NADH-quinone oxidoreductase subunit J, which encodes MTSSWPSGGRSFCRYRSSISRSRRSSWRSRDKAAMVEAILFTLFSLSAVAFSLGMVFRRNAVHCALHLVGVLLSLSGMFVLLHAQFIAAIQILVYAGAIMVLFLFVVMLLNVRGESPLLTPGAAKGFGFFFAFIAFVELLWIVLSRGGSEGLPEAVAALSPGFGSPAEIGRILYTTWLFPFEVTSILLMIAVVGAVVLAKRKFA
- the nuoH gene encoding NADH-quinone oxidoreductase subunit NuoH, giving the protein MDAAFLIASAVKVLIVLGFVLIAVPFIVWMERKVIGHMQDRIGPQRVGPFGLLQTIADGIKLFFKEDIIPGQADRVVFFLAPALSVITAFVALSVVPFGDKVTVFGREVPLHIADVNVAILWVLGTTSMGVYGIVLGGWASNSKYPLLGGLRSSAQMISYELAQGISLVGVILMTGTLSLAGIVRQQEHMWFIVPQFFAFVIFLLCGIAETNRAPFDLPEAETELVAGFHTEFSSMKFALYFLAEYANMMVVSAVAISVFFGGWHGPILPPVVWFLIKLSLFLFFFVWLRATFPRLRYDQLMAFGWKVLLPLSLLNLAVTAVVVALTG